One genomic window of Salvia miltiorrhiza cultivar Shanhuang (shh) chromosome 4, IMPLAD_Smil_shh, whole genome shotgun sequence includes the following:
- the LOC131022503 gene encoding uncharacterized protein LOC131022503: protein MTFPPPGSQTLYLYPCKWDASKDELLIVSLIKKIEECRPTPPHLSPHALIDAMKKLNSQLNADVSLNEVEGRVAFLHDRYICFKWLCKVKETYYDQRSNFVHAVDDVWVRLFKENPLSRAYYHEGEPAFLLLCNLFGIHDVKNENSHTLIVIDDSTTVTKQASSSDDEVTSPVPKPVARKLFVEDACSSVAPSVPNPFKSKIVHPWKAIKSKFKRPTNPPVKKNEGGSSCASSSPYK from the exons ATGACATTCCCACCGCCCGGCTCCCAAACACTATACCTTTATCCTTGCAAATGGGATGCAAGCAAGGACGAATTGCTCATTGtttctttaattaaaaaaattgaagaatgtcGCCCCACGCCACCACACCTCTCCCCACATGCACTCATTGACGCTATGAAGAAACTAAACTCGCAATTAAATGCCGATGTCTCGTTGAATGAAGTGGAGGGACGGGTCGCCTTTCTACATGATCGGTACATATGCTTCAAATGGTTGTGCAAAGTGAAAGAGACGTATTACGATCAACGAAGCAATTTTGTTCACGCCGTTGACGACGTGTGGGTACGATTGTTTAAG GAAAATCCATTGTCCCGAGCTTATTATCATGAGGGTGAGCCGGCATTCCTACTTTTGTGCAACCTGTTCGGGATTCACGATGTGAAAAACGAGAATTCTCATACGCTCATTGTGATCGACGACTCGACTACTGTGACCAAGCAAGCGAGTTCAAGCGACGATGAGGTTACTTCGCCGGTACCAAAACCTGTCGCTAGAAAACTATTTGTCGAGGATGCTTGTTCGAGTGTGGCGCCGTCCGTTCCAAATCCATTCAAAAGCAAGATTGTTCATCCTTGGAAGGCAATTAAAAGCAAATTTAAACGACCAACCAACCCACCCGTGAAGAAGAACGAGGGTGGAAGTTCATGTGCATCGTCTTCTCCTTACAAGTAG
- the LOC131022504 gene encoding uncharacterized protein LOC131022504: MDQKRRSWSTHEEHVLLASMKELVAQGWKSDNGFRGGYLNKLEEAMRKEYPMTDTKGTPHINSKVTTWKKLYYSLWNILKVSGVGFNVNGKHMIDCDDEQWQGFVAADKSVGNFRYKSWPYYEDWKIIFGKDRATGEEAEDLMEAAHDMYRKINLSPVNDSGDYHVSLEGIFENEISGDNVSQTFNRDEPTPVEKEAPTSSKKRRRSVGFDDKFFEALREVGRGTGFEA, encoded by the exons ATGGACCAAAAGCGTCGTTCGTGGTCGACACACGAAGAGCATGTTTTGCTAGCGTCGATGAAGGAGCTCGTTGCACAAGGTTGGAAGTCGGATAACGGCTTTCGCGGCGGCTATTTGAATAAACTCGAAGAAGCTATGCGGAAGGAGTACCCAATGACGGACACAAAAGGGACGCCCCACATCAACTCCAAAGTGACAACGTGGAAGAAGCTCTACTATTCGCTGTGGAACATTCTCAAAGTCTCCGGTGTTGGCTTCAACGTTAACGGCAAACATATGATTGATTGCGACGACGAGCAATGGCAAGGCTTTGTGGCT GCCGATAAGAGCGTGGGCAACTTCCGTTACAAGAGTTGGCCATATTACGAGGATTGGAAGATTATCTTCGGCAAAGATCGGGCAACGGGCGAAGAGGCGGAGGACCTCATGGAAGCGGCTCATGACATGTACCGGAAGATAAACCTTAGCCCGGTCAATGATAGCGGCGACTACCATGTCTCCTTAGAGGGGATTTTCGAGAATGAAATTTCAGGAGACAACGTAAGCCAAACCTTTAATCGTGACGAGCCAACCCCCGTTGAAAAGGAGGCTCCAACTTCAAGTAAGAAACGTCGTCGTAGTGTAGGCTTTGATGACAAGTTCTTCGAGGCTTTGCGCGAGGTTGGCCGGGGCACAGGATTCGAGGCTTGA